GTCTCGATCGCGGTGCCGGCGAAGCGGAGCTTGGTCGGGGCCGGATTGTTGTCGTTGGCGATCTCGAAGGCGATGTCGAAACGGCCGCTGCGGGCGTCATAGCGGGTTGCGACCGGTTGGAGGGCGCCGGTGTTGGAGGCGTCCAGCCGCATCTCGGCGACGCCGCGGTCGAACGTGACGGTGATGTTGGCGGCCGCCCCGAGGCCGAAGCGGCGTTCGAGCGCCGCGCCGACCGCGGCTTCGATGTCCTTGCTCGCGAGCGTGCGGGCGAGGCGGGTGACCTGGACCTCCCTGACGTCGCCGGTCATCACGCCGATCACCTGCTTGGCGCGGAGCACCGACAGCACCTGGGCGGTGGTCAGCGTGCCGGTGGTGCCGAGATCGGGCGAGCGGTAGACCGGGATCAGCGCGGCCGATCCGGCATTGTCGATGAGATCGCCGACCCGCACCACGTCCGAGGTCACGGTGACGCTCGCGCGCAGCGTCGGCGAGGCGATGAAATCGTCGGCGGCCGCTGCCGGCAAGGCCAGCGCGAGAACGGCGGAGATCGTGGCGAGAGTGGCGCGGATCATCGTCATCACCTCAGCGGAACAGCGCCGTGGTCGATTGCATCATCTGGTCGGCGGCGCTGATCACCTTGGCGTTCATCTCGTAGGCGCGCTGGGCGGCGATCAGGTCGCTCATCTCCGAGACCACGTCGACATTGGCCTGCTCGAGGCTGCCTTGCGAGATCTTGCCGTAGCCTTCGGCGGTGGCCGTGCCGTCCTGCGGCGGACCGGAGGATGGCGTCTCGGTGAACTGATTGCTGCCGACGGGCTGCAGGCCCGCCTTGTTGATGAAGCGGGTCAGGCCGATCTGGCCGAGGATGGTCGAGGTCGACGAGCCCGGCAGCGTCACCGAGACCTGGCCCTGCTCGTTGACGGAAAGGCCCGATGCGTTGTTCGGGACCGTGATGGTCGGCTGCACCGGATTGCCCTGCGCGGTGACGACGCGGCCCTGATTGTCCATCTGGAAGGTGCCGTCGCGGGTGTACTGATACGTGCCGTCGGGCATCAGGATCTTGAAGAAGCCGTCGCCGGAGACCGCGAGGTCGAGATCGTTGCCGGTCTGCGACAGCGTGCCCTGCGTCATGCTGCGCGGCGTGCCGACGGTCTTGACGCCGCCGCCGATGTCGACGCCGACGGGCAGGATGGTGCCCTGGTCCGAGGCCTGCGCGCCGACGCGGCGCACGTGCTCGTAGATCAGGTCCTGGAACGCCGCGGTCTGCTTCTTGAAGCCGGTGGTGCGCAAATTGGCGATGTTGTTGGAGATCACCTGAACGTTGAGTTCCTGTGCCGCCATTCCGGTCGCTGCGGTGTGAAGCGCCTGCATGTCAGTTCTCCCTCAATCAGGCCGGAACGTCGGCGAGTCTCTCGATCGCCGATTTGTGGAGGTCGCTCTGCTGCTGGAGCAGGTTGGCGACGGAGCTGTAGCTGCGCATGACTTCCATCATGCGGGTCATCTCGCCGACGGCGCTCACGTTCGACTTCTCGATGTAGCCCTGGCGCACCACGGATTTGGTGTCGGCCTGCGGGACGGCAGAGCCCACGTCATAGAGATTGGCGCCGAGCTTGGTCAGCTTGGCCGGATCGTCGAAGGAGGCCATGCGGATCTTGCCGCGGATCGAGTCGGTCCTCGCCGTGCCCTCGAGCACCGTGACGGTGCCGTCGGGCGCGATATTGATGTCGTGGTCGGTCGGCTGGAAGGTGATCGGGCCGCCGGTGCCGAGCACGAGAGCGCCGTCTGAGGTGACGAGCTGGCCGGTGCTGTTGAGCGAGAATTTGCCGTCGCGGGTGTAGCGCTCGCCGCCGGCGGCCTGCACCGCGAAATAGGCGTTGCCGTCGATCGCCAGGTCGAGCGGGTTGTTGGTCGCCTCCATCGGCCCCTGGCCGATGTCGCGGAAGGTGCCGCGGTCATGCACATAGGAGACACGGCGGTCGGCGCCGATGAAATTGTCCTCGCGGGCGTTCGAGTTGAGGTACTCCTCGAACAGCGAATGGTCGGCCTTGAAGCCGTTGGTGTTGGCATTGGCGACGTTGTTGGCGATGACATCCATCTGCCGCTCCAACGTCATCTGCCGTGACAAGCCGATCAGAAGCGCGTTCTGCATCGGAAATCTCCCCTGAGTGGACCTGCCACTTCGCTCTCCCAAGCGCCTTGGCGGATCCCGTGAACGAGACGTCGGGTTCTCCCAAACCGTTCGGTCTCGGCCCTTTCTCAGCGAAAGCCGTGCCAACTCGGAAAACTTCGCAATTTCAATATCTTGATGATTTTTGACGGGTGCGGAAGGGCGGCAGAAAGGTTCTGTTAGCCATGTCTGCCCGGCAGATTTTTCCTAGCGGAGGCCCAATCGAAAGATTCCGTTAACCATTATTACCGTAGCGTTTGCCGTGAAGAGGAGCGCACTCCGCCGGGGCATTTGTATCGCGTCACTGTCTTGAGGCTTCGCTCTTTCGACCCCTTTCAGAGATCCGGGCGCGGCGACCATGGCAGAGAATGAAGCGGAAGGCGGCGCGGCCACCGAGGGCGCGGAAGCCGCTCCGAAGAACAAGCTGAAGCTCATCATCATGGCCGTCGGCGTGCTCGCCATCCTCGGCGGCGGTGCTGCGACCTGGTTCTTCTTCTTCCGTCACGGCGACAAGGAGCATCATGCCGAGGCCGCGCCTCCGCCGAAGCCGCCGTCCTTCGTCGACGTCCCCGACATCATGGTCAACCTCGCCGGCGCGCCGGGCGAGCGCGTGCAATATCTGCGGCTGAAGATCGTGCTGGAGCTGAAGGAAGAGAAGCAGGTCGAGGCGATCAAGCCGACGATGCCGCGCGTCACCGACATCTTCCAGACCTATGTGCGCGAGCTTCGCCCCTCCGACCTCAACGGGTCCGCCGGCGTCTTCCGCCTCAAGGAGGAGCTGACCAAGCGCGTCAACGCGGCGGTCGCCCCGGTCCAGGTCAGCGCGGTGCTGTTCAAGGAAGTCGTGATCCAGTGAGCACGCCGCGGAAGGCAATGGGCTAGGGTCATGGCCGGCAACGAGCAAATGGACCAGGATGCGATTGCCGCCCAATGGGAGGCGTCGCTCGATTCGGAGGATCCCGCGGAGGCCGCGAAGGCTGCCGCCGAGAACGAATTGTCGGAGACCATGGCCCTGCAATGGGCGGCCATGGTCGAGGACGGCAGCCGCGATCTCGGAAGCGGCAAGAACTCCGGCGAGCGGGTGCTGTCGCAGGAGGAGATCGACAACCTCCTCGGCTTCACCGTCGGCGACGTCACGCTCGACGACCATTCCGGCATTCGCGCCATCATCGATTCGGCGATGGTCTCCTACGAGCGTCTGCCGATGCTCGAAATCGTCTTCGACCGCCTGGTGCGGCTGATGACGACAAGCTTGCGCAATTTCACCTCCGACAACGTCGAAGTCTCGCTCGACCGCATCACCTCGGTGCGTTTCGGCGACTACATGAACTCGATCCCGCTGCCCGCCGTCCTCACCGTCTTCAAGGCCGAGGAGTGGGAAAACTTCGGGATGGCGACGGTCGATTCCAACCTGATCTATTCGATGATCGACGTGCTGCTCGGCGGCCGCCGCGGCACCAGCCAGCTCCGTATCGAGGGCCGGCCCTACACCACGATCGAGACCGAGCTGGTCAAGCGGCTGGTCGAGGTGGTGCTGGCCGACGCCGAGCAAGCGTTCCGGCCGCTGTCGCCGGTGACCTTCTCGATCGACCGGCTCGAGACCAATCCGCGTTTCGCCGCGATCAGCCGTCCCGCCAATGCCGCAATCCTGGTGCGCCTGCGCATCGACATGGAAGACCGCGGCGGCAACATCGAGCTGCTGCTGCCTTATGCGACCATCGAGCCGATCCGGGGCGTCCTGCTCCAGATGTTCATGGGCGAAAAGTTCGGCCGCGACCCGGTCTGGGAAGGCCATTTCGCCACCGAGATCGTGCAGGCCGAGATCGCCGTCGATGCCGTGCTCTACGAGGCGGACATCCCGCTCAAGCAGCTGATGCGGCTCAAGGTGGGCGACACGCTGCCGCTGGACATGCGCGCGGACGCCAACGTCACCGTGCGCTGCGGCGACGTCACGCTGACCGAGGGGCGGATGGGCCGGGTCGGCGACCGCGTCGCGATCCGTGTGACGAAACCCTTGCGCAAGCCCAGTACGACACTTGCGATGTTCGAGAAGGTGGACGAGCAGAACAAGATGATGGAGGCCCCATGAACCACTCCCTGGGAATGGCGATCGAGACGCTGGTGGCTATCCTGCTGATGCTGACGATCGTCTACTGCGTCATGCTCAACAAGCGGCTGACGCGGCTGAAGGCGGACGAGCATTCGCTGAAGGCGGTGATCGGCGAACTGATCACCGCGACCGAGATCGCCGAGCGCGCGATCGGCGGGCTGAAGCTCGCCGTGCGCGACGTCAACGAGAATCTCGGCAGCCAGCTCGCCGCGGCGACGCAGATGTCGGACCAGCTCTACAAGCAGCTCGGCGAGGCCGACAACGTGGTGCGGCGGCTGTCCAAGATCGCGATCGCCGCGCGCCCGATGACGAGTCCGGAAACGGTCGCCGCGCCCGCGGCCAAGCCATCGACGGCGAAGGCGGTTGCGGCGGCAGCCGAAGCCTTCTCCGAGCGCCGACGATCCAACGGGCTTGCCGCATGAAGTCCTTGCCGCATGAAGTCAGAGTATGAAGTCCTTTCGTAACATCCGCGTCATCCCGGTCGTGCTGGTTGCCGTTGCGGGCCTCGCCACGCTGAAAGTCGCGGGTCTCGCGATGAATGGCGGCTATGTGTTCGACTACAGGCCGAACCAGGCCAAGAAATCCTGGGCGGAGGAGAATCTGAACTTCCCGACCGGCCGCGAGGACCCGGAGATCATCACCGGCTCCACCCATGGCGCGCCGAAGGAGGCGCCCAAGCCCGCCGCGCCCGAGACCAAGATGGAGGGCGGCACCGTCGTCAAGATCGACGAAGCCCAGCCGCAGGTCTCGGCCTCGGAGCGCGCGATCCTCGAGCGGTTGCAGGCACGCCGCCAGGAGATCGAAGCCCGCCAGCGCGAGATCGACATCCGTGAGAGCCTGCTCAAATCGGCCGAGAAGCGCATCGAGAACAAGGTCGAGGAGATGAAGGCGGTGGAAACCCGCATCTCCGCGACGCAGGCCGAGCAGAAAGCCGCCGAAGCCCAGCGCATGAAGGGCCTTGTCACCATGTACGAGGGCATGAAGCCCAAGGACGCCGCGCGGGTGTTCGACCGGCTGGAGATGGGCGTGCTGATCGAGATCGCCTCGGCCATCGCGCCGCGAAAGATGTCGGACATCATGGGCGTGATGTCGCCGGAGGCGGCCGAGAAGCTGACGGTCGAGATGGCCCGCCGGGCCAATGGCGGCGGAGATCAATCGGCCTCGGCGGGAGATCTGCCCAAGATCGACGGCAGGCCGACGCAAAAGCCGAATTGAGGGCGCATACTTAAGAAGTCCTTAATTGGCAAAACCTTAAAGTCGAGGGCAGGGGTCGGCAGCAATGCCGGCGCGTGGACCGTCGAACCGGAAGACATGCCGCAAATGGCGCGAGAGGCTGCCGATGGATTGTGGTCGCGAGCCCGCGCTTTGGCGCCGGGGCTGTCGCGTCATGTCCGAAAAGCTGGCGTGCTGGCGGTCTGCCTGCTGATCGGCCTCGGTGCGCCTGCCCGGGCGGCCGATCCTGTCAGGGGCGAGGCGACCTTTTCGGCCGGCGGCGGCTTTGCCCGGCTCGTCATCAAGCTCGGTGAGGATATTCCCTCCGAGGTGACGACTGCGGGCTCCATTCTCATCATCCGCTTCGACCGGCCCGTCGACGTCCCCGTCGACCGGGTTCCGGAAGCCGCGCCCGATTACGTCAACTCCGCGCGCCGCGATCCTGATGGCGGCGCCATCCGCCTGTCGCTGGCGCGGCGCGTCACCGTCAACACCATGAACGCCGGCGAGCGCACCTTCGTCGATCTGTTGCCCGAGGGCTGGAAGGGACCGCCGCCGAGCCTTCCCATGGACGTGGTCAAGGAGCTCGCCGAGCGCGCGCGCGCGGCCGAGCGCGCGCTACGCGCCCAGCGCGCCGCAGCCGAGGCCAAGAAGCGCCCGCAGATCCGCGTGCGCGCCTCGGTGCAGCCGACCTTCGTGCGTTTCGTATTCGAGATGCCCGACGGCGTCGGCGTCTCCTCCGTCCTCAACGAGCAGAAGCTCACGCTCGCCTTCAACGCCAACCTCAATTTCGATCTGGCCGACGCGGTCGTGGCGGCGCCGCCGAACGTCGCCTCGATCAAGCAGAAGGGCGACATCGACCAGACCAGCGTCGAGATCGCGCTGGTCGGCGATTCCGACGTGCACTCCTTCCGCGACGAGAAGAACTACGTCGTCGACATCGCCTTCCAGCCGGACAGGGGCAAGACGGCGGCGACGCCCGAAGCGGCGATCATGCAGATGAAGCCCGCCGGTCACGCGCCGGCGACCGCGCCGGACAAGCCCGCGGCCGAGAAGCCGAAGGACGCCCATCGCGAGATCACCCCGCCCACGTCGGAGACGATCGCGCGCGAAGCCAAAATCGACGTCAAGCCCGAGGTGAAGTCGGAAGCGCCCGCCGCGATGCCGCCCGCCGAAGCGCCGAAACCGGCGCCCGCGATCGAGGCTGCGCACGCTCCGGAAGCGCCCAAGGAACCCGCGAAGGAAGCTGCGAAGCCGACGCCCGTTGTCGAAGCCGCTCCCGCCAGGCCCGTAGCTGCCGAAGCGCCGAAAGAGGCGGCGAAGGAGCCAGTCAAGGAAGCCGCGAAGGCCGCGTCGCAGTCCCCCGTCGCCAGCGTCGATGCGCGCCGCGACAGCGACGGCTTGCGCGTGACGTTCCCGATTCCCGTGGCAACGCCCGCGGCGGCGTTCCGCCGCGGCGACACGGTCTGGCTGGTGTTCGACACGCCGAAGCCGATCGATGTCGAGGCGATCCGCAGCAGGGGCGGCGCGATGATCGGCGAGGTTGGTCGCGTGCCGCTGGACAAGGGGCAGGCGGTGCGTATCCGTCTCACCCGCCCGCTGGTCTACTCGCTGGCGAGCGAAGAGGTCGGCAAGGAGACCAACTGGCTCTTGACGCTGGCCGACAAGATCCAGACGACGCCGCTGCCGCTGATGATGTCGCGCAACATCACCGATCCCGCGCTCGCCAATATCGCGATCCCCTTCGCCAATCCAGGCGTGCTGCACAAGCTCACCGATCCCGACGCCGGCGACACGCTCTATGTCGTCACCGCGCAGCGGCCGGTGCGCGGCTTCATCAAGCGGCAGGATCTCGTCGATCTCTCGCTGCTGGAATCCGCGCACGGCATCGCGGTGCGGCCCAACTCCGACGAGGTCGGCGTCGAGGTGGGCTCCGATAAGGTGATCCTCGGCAAGAAGGGCGGATTGACGCTGTCGCCGGTCGACATCTCGGCCGAACGGGCGCCGACCGCGGTGCGCCCGGTCTTCAGTCCCGAAGGCTGGCGCAAGGGCCAGTCGGAAAACTTCGTGGCGCGCCAGAACGAGCTGATAACGGCGATCTCCAACGTCGCGCCGGCGCTGCGCTCGCTGCCGCGGCTCGATCTTGCGCAGTTCTACATGTCGCGCGCGATGTATCACGAGGCCAAGGCCGTGACCGAGTTGATGTTGAGCGATCCGCTCAACAAGGAGGAGAGCGGCGCGCTGATCATGCATGCGATCGCCAGCATCCTGATCGGCCGGCCGGCGCAGGGCCTGAAGGACCTCGCCAATCCAGTGATCGGCAACAGCCACGACTCCCAGCTCTGGAAGGCGCTCGCCTATGCGCGCCAGGGCAAATGGGCGGACGCGCGCGAGAAGTTCAAGAACGTCGAATTCGCCATCGCCTCGTTGCCGCTCGACATCCAGCGCATCGTGACGATGGACGCGATGCGCGCCTCGCTCGAGGTCAAGGACTATGCCGGCGCCTCCAAGCGCCGCAGCGAGCTCGAGGTGGTCGGCGTCCCGCCCGATGCGGCGCCCGGCTTCGCCGTGCTGCGCGGCCGGCTCGCCGAGGCACTCGGCCACGACAAGGACGCGCTCGACGATTACAAGCTCGCGATCGCATCGGCCGATCGGCCGGCTGCGGCCGAGGCCAAGCAGCTCGAGGTCGCGCTGCGGCAGAGGCGCGACGAGATCGGCAAGGAAGACGCGCTGCGCGAACTCGAAACGCTGTCGATGACCTGGCGCGGCGACGCGATCGAGGTCAAGACGCTGCAGATGCTGTCGCGGCTGTATGCCGAGAACGGACGCTACCGCGACGCGCTCACGGCCGCGCGTACCGCGACGAGGCTCCAGCCGAACGCCGAAGCCTCGCGCCGGGCGCAGGATCTCGCCTCCGAGCTGTTCACGCAGATTTTCCTGGGACCGAAGGGTGACGAGCTGCCGCCGGTCGAGGCGCTCGGGATGTTCTACGAGTTCCGCGAGCTGACGCCGATCGGCCGCCGCGGCGACGAATTGATCCGCCGGCTCGCCGACCGTCTCGCCTCGATCGATCTGCTCGACCAGGCCGCCGAGCTGCTGCAATACCAGGTCGATCACCGCCTCGAAGGCGCCGCGCGCGCCCAGGTCGCGGCGCGCCTTTCCATGATCTATCTCGCCAACCGCAGGCCCGACATGGCGATCACCGCGCTGCGCGCGAGCCGCATCAGCGATCTCTCCGGCGAGCTCAGGCAGCAGCGCCTGCTGCTGGAAGCGCGCGCGCAAAGCGACGTCGGCCGTCACGATCTCGCGCTCGACATCGTCTCCAACGTCACCGGGCGCGAAGTGCTCCGCCTGCGCTCCGACATCTTCTGGGCGGCCCGGCGCTGGCGCGAGTCCGCCGAGCAGATCGAGCTCTATTACGGCGAGCGCTTCCGCGACTTCAAGCCGCTCAACACGGTGGAGAAGAGCGACATCATTCGCGCCGCCGTCGGCTATGCGCTCGCTGACGATTCGATCGGCCTGTCGCGCTTTCGCGAGAAATACGCGCCGCTGATGAGCGAAAGCGCCGACCGTCTCGCCTTCGACATCGCCAGCAAGCCGGCCGCGGCTTCCAGCGCTGAATTCGCCGAGATCGCCAAGCTCGCCGCCAGCGTCGATACGCTCGATGGCTTCCTGCGCGAGATGAAGCAGCGCTTCCCCGACGCCACCGCCCGCGCGCCTGGCTCGCCGCAGGCCAAGGACGAGAGCGACCACACCGGTTCGCTACCGACGATCCCGGTGGTACGGCAGATCAAGATGACGCGGTAGGCGTTCTGCTGCCGCGAGAAGCGCGTGCCCGGGACGGCGCCGCATCCTCCGTCATTTGCTTCGTCGCAAGAGCTCCTCGCAATGACGGGGAGGGGGCTACCCGCGAGAGGGGAGAGGATGCGCCGCCAGCGGCGCCGTCCCTCGCCCGCCTCATCCCCCATAACTTTGCACCAAACTCCCCGCCACCAGCGACCAGCCGTCGACCAGGACGAAGAAGATCAGCTTGAAGGGCAGTGAGATCGTTGCGGGGGGCAGCATCATCATGCCCATCGACATCAGCACCGAGGCGACGACGAGGTCGATGATCAGGAAGGGCAGGAACAACAGGAAGCCGATCTCGAAGGCGCGTTTCAGCTCGGAGATCATGAAGGCGGGGACGAGGATGCGAAGGGCGAGATCGTCGGGCGTGGCGGGTGGCGGCTCGCCCGAGAGGTCCAGGAACAGCTTGAGGTCCTTCTCGCGCACGTTCTTCTGCATGAAGCCGCGCAAGGGCACCGAGGCGCGCTGAAGCGCATCCTCGACGCCGATCTGGTTGGCGACGAGCGGGCGGATGCCGTCGTCGTAGGATTTCTGCAGCACCGGCCCCATCACGAAGAAGGTGAGGAACATCGCGAGCGCGATGATCACCGAGTTGGGCGGCGCGGTCGCCGTGCCCAACGCGGTGCGCAGCAGCGACAGCACGACCACGATGCGCGTGAACGACGTCATCATGATCAGGATCGACGGCGCGATCGACAGCACGGTGAGCAGCGCGATGAGCTGGATCGCCCGCTCGGTGACGCCGCCACCGCCGGCGCCGCCGCCGAGATTGATGCTGATGTCCTGCGCATGCGCAAGGCCCGCGAGCGAGGCCGCACCGAACAGGACAGAAAGGAAAAGAACTCTACGCGGGAGGGACGGCAGCCTCACGAAGAAGGCTTCGGACGGCCGAGCAGCGAGGCCATCTCGTCTTCGAGATTTTCAAAGCTGGTCTTTTCCGCCACCGGCTTCGGAGGCGGAGCCGGTGGCGCCGCCGGCTCGCTGCGTGCCGCCCGCGGGGGAGCGGCCGGCGGCTCCGGCGCGACGGGAGGCGCGACCGTTTCGCCGGCGGGGCGGCGCAGCGCGGCCTCGAGCCGCTGGGCCATTTCGGCGAGGTTCTGCTCGGCGTTCGACGGGCTCGCGGCCGGCGCCGGTACGGGCGGCGCCTGAGGCACGGGCGGAGGCGGCGGCGCAGGGGCGCGCTCGGCACGCGCGGGCGGCATCTTCATCGGCTCGCTCTGGCGCGGCGGACGCGGCATCAGGGGCGGCTCGCTGCGCGGGGCGCGCGGCGGCAGCGGCTCGGGCCGCGGTTCGCGTTCGGGGCGGGGCGGGATCGGCTCGGGCGGAAAGCCGCCCATCGGCGGTTCGCTGCGGCGCTCGGCCAGCGCGGGGGCGGGCCGGCGCATCTCCTCGGCGAAGGACGGGCGCGCGGGCCGCGGCGGCGGCTCGGGCATTTGCGGCTCGGGATGATCGAGCAGTTCGGGCCGCGGCGCTTCGTCGGCCCAGCCACCGGAATCGGGCATGGGGGCAAGGCGCGGCGGTTCGGCGGCATTGGGACGCTGGGGGATCTGGTCGCGGCCATGGGCGGCGCGAACGATGTTGGGCTCGACGACGATGTCGGTGGGGCCGCCGATCATCAGAAGGTGCTCGACATTGTCACGCCGGACCAGCACCAGGCGGCGCCGGCCGTCGACCGCGGCGGCGTCGATCACGGCGAGCCGGGGCATCCTGCCGCGCTGGGTGTTGGCGCCGAGCCGGCTGCTGGCGAATCGGCGAACCAGCCAAGCAGCGACACCGATCAACGCCAGAACGACGATGAACGCGACGATGAAGGTGATAGGGCTGCCTTGCATACTTGTCCCCGACAAATGGCGCTTTTTTCGTGCAGCGGTCGGATGTGCCGACCACCGGCCTACGATGCCCCAAACTGCGATTTCTTAACGTTCCACGGCAAGTTTTGCCGTCCCCAACTCTTAATAACCCATGAATCGCTCGATCCAAAACGACTTCTTGGCCTGTGCACGCACCGCCAAACGGTTGGGTTAATGCCACTTTTGGAGGCGTAGAATTACGGGTCGCAAGATCATGTCCCACGCGGGGACATGTCTCGGGAACGTCCTTAACCAGCCGTTAACCATACACGCGGCAAATTCTGCCTAGCTGCGGACCTTGGAGGTCCGCAAGAGGCGGAAGGAGCCGCGACGATGTCCATCAACGACCTTCCGGTGCTCTCGGCGCTTCGCACCAAGATGCAGTGGCACCAGGAGCGCCAGCGCGTCCTGTCCGAGAACGTCTCCAATTCCGACACGCCCAAATTCCGGCCGCGCGACCTGGTCGAGCCGAAGCTCGACAAGACCGGTGCGGTCACCGGCTCGATGGGCCCCCTGGCGCTCGCCCGCACCACCGGTTCCCACATGACACCATCGGGTGCGGCTTCCGCATTCGACCAGAACAAGAATGTGGGTTTCGAGACCCGTCCCGCGGGCAACGCCGTCGTCCTCGAGGAAGAGATGATGAAGGCCGCCAACAACCAGATGGACTACGCGGCGGCGACCTCGCTCTATTCGAAGAGCCTGCATCTGCTCAAGACCGCGATCGGCAAGGCCTAGGCCATGGTCCGGAAACAGAACAGCTAGAGGAGGCGCATCATGGCCAATGACAGCAGCGACTTCACCCGATCGATGGCGATCGCGACCTCCGGCCTGCGGGCGCAAGCCGGCCGCATGCGGGTGATCTCGGAAAACATCGCGAACGCGGATTCGACC
The nucleotide sequence above comes from Bradyrhizobium sp. NDS-1. Encoded proteins:
- a CDS encoding tetratricopeptide repeat protein yields the protein MAREAADGLWSRARALAPGLSRHVRKAGVLAVCLLIGLGAPARAADPVRGEATFSAGGGFARLVIKLGEDIPSEVTTAGSILIIRFDRPVDVPVDRVPEAAPDYVNSARRDPDGGAIRLSLARRVTVNTMNAGERTFVDLLPEGWKGPPPSLPMDVVKELAERARAAERALRAQRAAAEAKKRPQIRVRASVQPTFVRFVFEMPDGVGVSSVLNEQKLTLAFNANLNFDLADAVVAAPPNVASIKQKGDIDQTSVEIALVGDSDVHSFRDEKNYVVDIAFQPDRGKTAATPEAAIMQMKPAGHAPATAPDKPAAEKPKDAHREITPPTSETIAREAKIDVKPEVKSEAPAAMPPAEAPKPAPAIEAAHAPEAPKEPAKEAAKPTPVVEAAPARPVAAEAPKEAAKEPVKEAAKAASQSPVASVDARRDSDGLRVTFPIPVATPAAAFRRGDTVWLVFDTPKPIDVEAIRSRGGAMIGEVGRVPLDKGQAVRIRLTRPLVYSLASEEVGKETNWLLTLADKIQTTPLPLMMSRNITDPALANIAIPFANPGVLHKLTDPDAGDTLYVVTAQRPVRGFIKRQDLVDLSLLESAHGIAVRPNSDEVGVEVGSDKVILGKKGGLTLSPVDISAERAPTAVRPVFSPEGWRKGQSENFVARQNELITAISNVAPALRSLPRLDLAQFYMSRAMYHEAKAVTELMLSDPLNKEESGALIMHAIASILIGRPAQGLKDLANPVIGNSHDSQLWKALAYARQGKWADAREKFKNVEFAIASLPLDIQRIVTMDAMRASLEVKDYAGASKRRSELEVVGVPPDAAPGFAVLRGRLAEALGHDKDALDDYKLAIASADRPAAAEAKQLEVALRQRRDEIGKEDALRELETLSMTWRGDAIEVKTLQMLSRLYAENGRYRDALTAARTATRLQPNAEASRRAQDLASELFTQIFLGPKGDELPPVEALGMFYEFRELTPIGRRGDELIRRLADRLASIDLLDQAAELLQYQVDHRLEGAARAQVAARLSMIYLANRRPDMAITALRASRISDLSGELRQQRLLLEARAQSDVGRHDLALDIVSNVTGREVLRLRSDIFWAARRWRESAEQIELYYGERFRDFKPLNTVEKSDIIRAAVGYALADDSIGLSRFREKYAPLMSESADRLAFDIASKPAAASSAEFAEIAKLAASVDTLDGFLREMKQRFPDATARAPGSPQAKDESDHTGSLPTIPVVRQIKMTR
- the fliL gene encoding flagellar basal body-associated protein FliL; this encodes MAENEAEGGAATEGAEAAPKNKLKLIIMAVGVLAILGGGAATWFFFFRHGDKEHHAEAAPPPKPPSFVDVPDIMVNLAGAPGERVQYLRLKIVLELKEEKQVEAIKPTMPRVTDIFQTYVRELRPSDLNGSAGVFRLKEELTKRVNAAVAPVQVSAVLFKEVVIQ
- a CDS encoding MotE family protein translates to MKSFRNIRVIPVVLVAVAGLATLKVAGLAMNGGYVFDYRPNQAKKSWAEENLNFPTGREDPEIITGSTHGAPKEAPKPAAPETKMEGGTVVKIDEAQPQVSASERAILERLQARRQEIEARQREIDIRESLLKSAEKRIENKVEEMKAVETRISATQAEQKAAEAQRMKGLVTMYEGMKPKDAARVFDRLEMGVLIEIASAIAPRKMSDIMGVMSPEAAEKLTVEMARRANGGGDQSASAGDLPKIDGRPTQKPN
- the fliM gene encoding flagellar motor switch protein FliM, which translates into the protein MAGNEQMDQDAIAAQWEASLDSEDPAEAAKAAAENELSETMALQWAAMVEDGSRDLGSGKNSGERVLSQEEIDNLLGFTVGDVTLDDHSGIRAIIDSAMVSYERLPMLEIVFDRLVRLMTTSLRNFTSDNVEVSLDRITSVRFGDYMNSIPLPAVLTVFKAEEWENFGMATVDSNLIYSMIDVLLGGRRGTSQLRIEGRPYTTIETELVKRLVEVVLADAEQAFRPLSPVTFSIDRLETNPRFAAISRPANAAILVRLRIDMEDRGGNIELLLPYATIEPIRGVLLQMFMGEKFGRDPVWEGHFATEIVQAEIAVDAVLYEADIPLKQLMRLKVGDTLPLDMRADANVTVRCGDVTLTEGRMGRVGDRVAIRVTKPLRKPSTTLAMFEKVDEQNKMMEAP
- the fliP gene encoding flagellar type III secretion system pore protein FliP (The bacterial flagellar biogenesis protein FliP forms a type III secretion system (T3SS)-type pore required for flagellar assembly.), producing the protein MRLPSLPRRVLFLSVLFGAASLAGLAHAQDISINLGGGAGGGGVTERAIQLIALLTVLSIAPSILIMMTSFTRIVVVLSLLRTALGTATAPPNSVIIALAMFLTFFVMGPVLQKSYDDGIRPLVANQIGVEDALQRASVPLRGFMQKNVREKDLKLFLDLSGEPPPATPDDLALRILVPAFMISELKRAFEIGFLLFLPFLIIDLVVASVLMSMGMMMLPPATISLPFKLIFFVLVDGWSLVAGSLVQSYGG
- the flgG gene encoding flagellar basal-body rod protein FlgG; the protein is MQALHTAATGMAAQELNVQVISNNIANLRTTGFKKQTAAFQDLIYEHVRRVGAQASDQGTILPVGVDIGGGVKTVGTPRSMTQGTLSQTGNDLDLAVSGDGFFKILMPDGTYQYTRDGTFQMDNQGRVVTAQGNPVQPTITVPNNASGLSVNEQGQVSVTLPGSSTSTILGQIGLTRFINKAGLQPVGSNQFTETPSSGPPQDGTATAEGYGKISQGSLEQANVDVVSEMSDLIAAQRAYEMNAKVISAADQMMQSTTALFR
- the flgF gene encoding flagellar basal-body rod protein FlgF, which gives rise to MQNALLIGLSRQMTLERQMDVIANNVANANTNGFKADHSLFEEYLNSNAREDNFIGADRRVSYVHDRGTFRDIGQGPMEATNNPLDLAIDGNAYFAVQAAGGERYTRDGKFSLNSTGQLVTSDGALVLGTGGPITFQPTDHDINIAPDGTVTVLEGTARTDSIRGKIRMASFDDPAKLTKLGANLYDVGSAVPQADTKSVVRQGYIEKSNVSAVGEMTRMMEVMRSYSSVANLLQQQSDLHKSAIERLADVPA
- a CDS encoding DUF6468 domain-containing protein — encoded protein: MNHSLGMAIETLVAILLMLTIVYCVMLNKRLTRLKADEHSLKAVIGELITATEIAERAIGGLKLAVRDVNENLGSQLAAATQMSDQLYKQLGEADNVVRRLSKIAIAARPMTSPETVAAPAAKPSTAKAVAAAAEAFSERRRSNGLAA